The following proteins come from a genomic window of Pseudomonadota bacterium:
- a CDS encoding YhdH/YhfP family quinone oxidoreductase: MTQVRAFRIHDQHGDARLEILQQEALSPGSVVIRAQYSSVNYKDALAATGRGRILRRFPLVGGIDVAGVVVQSEDARCAVGAPVLVTGCGLGESHDGGFAELVRVPADWVVPLPDGLSLREAMVLGTAGFTAALAIDRMEQNGQTPAHGPVLVTGATGGVGSVAIDLLAGAGYEVIALSRKPDHDGYLAQLGASRVLDPAATVHGDAPLERALWGGAIDNVGGDTLAWLTRTVKPWGNIAGVGLAGGTGLHTTVMPFILRGVSLLGITSANCPPDRRRRIWRRLVTDLRPRHLDRMVAGEVTLDKLPGVFERVLSGSHRGRYLVAIDNH; this comes from the coding sequence ATGACGCAGGTACGTGCGTTCCGCATCCATGACCAGCACGGCGACGCACGCCTGGAGATACTGCAGCAGGAGGCGTTGTCTCCCGGCAGCGTGGTGATCCGCGCGCAGTATTCCAGCGTGAACTACAAGGATGCCCTAGCCGCAACCGGTCGCGGCAGGATCCTGCGCCGCTTCCCGCTGGTGGGCGGCATCGACGTCGCGGGCGTGGTGGTGCAATCGGAAGATGCACGCTGTGCGGTCGGTGCCCCCGTATTGGTGACAGGCTGCGGGCTGGGTGAAAGTCACGACGGCGGTTTCGCGGAGCTGGTGCGCGTGCCGGCCGACTGGGTGGTGCCGCTGCCGGACGGCCTGTCACTGCGCGAGGCCATGGTGCTGGGCACTGCCGGTTTCACCGCCGCGCTGGCCATCGACCGCATGGAACAGAACGGGCAGACCCCGGCGCACGGACCGGTGCTGGTGACCGGCGCGACCGGCGGGGTGGGCAGCGTGGCCATCGACCTGCTCGCCGGTGCCGGCTACGAGGTCATTGCCCTGAGCCGCAAGCCGGATCATGACGGTTATCTCGCGCAGCTCGGCGCCAGCCGGGTACTGGATCCCGCAGCAACGGTGCACGGTGATGCCCCGCTGGAACGGGCGCTGTGGGGCGGTGCCATCGACAACGTCGGCGGCGACACGCTTGCCTGGCTGACGCGCACCGTGAAGCCATGGGGCAACATCGCCGGCGTCGGGCTGGCCGGCGGCACCGGGCTCCATACCACGGTGATGCCGTTCATCCTGCGCGGAGTGAGCCTGCTGGGTATCACCTCGGCCAACTGCCCGCCGGATCGGCGCCGCAGGATCTGGCGGCGGCTGGTCACCGACCTCAGGCCGCGCCACCTCGACAGGATGGTCGCGGGCGAGGTGACGCTGGACAAACTGCCCGGCGTGTTCGAACGGGTCCTGTCCGGAAGCCACCGCGGCCGCTACCTGGTCGCGATCGACAACCACTAG
- a CDS encoding LEA type 2 family protein, protein MSRSAYVLATQLLAAVLLVACAGSGGYQPRAEVALLDIRPRPAQDGEPRYGLTLGIQNPGAVQLPLAGLSWRIAIDGREFAWGVSRQAVIVPAHSEAVLELEVAGGAADALRTDRGAYRLHYDLTGELGLADSAARLPFGTSGALDWRPADVQQQGAR, encoded by the coding sequence GTGAGCCGGAGCGCGTATGTGCTCGCAACGCAGCTGCTCGCGGCCGTGCTGCTCGTCGCCTGCGCGGGTAGTGGTGGCTACCAGCCGCGGGCCGAGGTTGCGTTGCTGGACATCCGGCCGCGTCCCGCGCAGGACGGCGAACCGCGCTACGGCCTGACCTTGGGCATCCAGAATCCGGGCGCGGTGCAACTGCCGCTCGCGGGCCTGTCCTGGCGCATCGCCATCGACGGGCGCGAGTTCGCCTGGGGCGTCAGCCGCCAGGCAGTGATCGTGCCCGCGCACAGCGAGGCCGTACTCGAGCTCGAGGTGGCAGGCGGTGCCGCCGACGCGCTGCGCACGGACCGCGGGGCGTACCGGCTGCACTACGATCTGACGGGCGAGCTTGGGCTGGCCGACAGTGCTGCGCGTCTGCCGTTCGGGACCAGCGGCGCACTGGACTGGCGGCCGGCGGATGTCCAGCAGCAGGGTGCGCGGTGA
- a CDS encoding MBL fold metallo-hydrolase — MMEREPFSIHALELGPMENFVYLIHDHATDRAAVVDPAWDVPAVLALAQRLGVRITDILLTHSHHDHINGIGQVLAHSDAQLHLLKAEAQFWGEGLDLPTLHHGGDAIAVGATEIRVLHTPGHTPGSACYRLGNDLITGDTLFIFGCGRCDLRGGDPGQMYGTLRDLVARLPAATVIRPGHNYAEQASTTMAEQVEGNPFLHFDDVARFTRYRMHYHDAHRHEPYGPVRRGEEMP, encoded by the coding sequence ATGATGGAGCGCGAACCGTTTTCGATCCATGCCCTGGAGCTGGGGCCGATGGAAAACTTCGTCTATCTGATCCATGACCATGCCACCGATCGCGCGGCCGTGGTCGATCCGGCCTGGGACGTGCCCGCGGTGCTGGCGCTGGCGCAGCGTCTGGGCGTGCGCATCACCGATATCCTGCTCACGCACAGTCACCACGATCACATCAACGGTATCGGCCAGGTGCTGGCGCACAGCGATGCGCAGCTGCATTTGCTCAAGGCCGAGGCGCAGTTCTGGGGTGAGGGGCTGGATCTGCCCACGCTGCATCACGGCGGCGATGCCATCGCCGTGGGCGCTACGGAGATCCGGGTGTTGCATACCCCGGGACATACGCCGGGTTCGGCCTGCTACCGCCTGGGCAACGACCTGATCACCGGCGATACGCTGTTCATATTCGGTTGCGGCCGCTGCGACCTGCGCGGCGGCGATCCCGGGCAGATGTACGGCACGTTGCGCGACCTGGTGGCGCGCTTGCCGGCCGCTACCGTGATCCGCCCGGGCCACAATTACGCCGAGCAGGCAAGCACGACCATGGCCGAACAGGTCGAGGGCAATCCGTTCCTGCACTTCGACGACGTCGCGCGGTTCACCCGCTACCGCATGCATTACCACGACGCGCACCGCCACGAACCGTACGGCCCGGTGCGCAGGGGCGAGGAGATGCCGTGA
- a CDS encoding segregation and condensation protein A, with protein sequence MTDREPSKEERILRVMKRVLTDVAKDTYTKPGYRHPLSEQTIDGIRQCLALITAREGELQAEAGRSSKLRPRFIDEPQTSVVVPLKMPEPKPEDSE encoded by the coding sequence ATGACAGATCGGGAACCCAGCAAGGAAGAACGCATTCTGCGCGTCATGAAACGCGTGCTGACGGATGTCGCCAAGGACACCTACACCAAACCGGGTTACCGCCACCCGCTCTCCGAGCAGACGATAGACGGCATCCGCCAGTGCCTCGCCCTGATCACGGCGCGTGAAGGCGAACTCCAGGCCGAGGCCGGACGCAGCAGCAAGCTGCGCCCGCGCTTCATCGACGAACCCCAGACCTCGGTCGTGGTTCCGCTCAAGATGCCCGAACCGAAGCCGGAGGATTCCGAGTAA
- a CDS encoding YfiR family protein has translation MSCVCSIPLQPRPAPAGAAQSARRVSALLLCLLLYGLPAGSPAEETLASDYRVKAAFLYNFARFTTWPELPAGHFTLCLLGQDPLAEHTGILQDKIVHGRPLRIVQLDATAHAGGCQLLYVGRSQAHRLHQILRTVQGKPVLTVSDVARFTASGGMIGFLTLDSKIRFEINVAAATRADLAISSKLLTLAASTQPDRK, from the coding sequence ATGTCATGCGTGTGCAGTATCCCGTTGCAGCCACGGCCCGCGCCCGCCGGAGCGGCGCAGTCCGCCCGGCGCGTCAGCGCGTTGCTGCTATGCCTCCTGTTGTACGGGCTACCGGCCGGCAGCCCGGCAGAGGAAACGCTGGCCAGCGATTACCGGGTCAAGGCGGCCTTCCTGTACAACTTCGCGCGCTTCACCACCTGGCCCGAGTTGCCGGCCGGGCATTTCACCCTGTGCCTGCTCGGCCAGGATCCGCTGGCAGAGCATACCGGGATCCTGCAGGACAAGATCGTGCATGGCAGACCGCTGCGAATCGTGCAGCTCGACGCTACGGCACATGCCGGTGGCTGCCAGTTGCTGTACGTCGGCAGGTCCCAGGCGCACCGCCTGCACCAGATCCTGCGGACAGTGCAGGGCAAACCCGTGCTGACCGTCAGCGATGTCGCCCGCTTCACCGCCAGCGGCGGCATGATCGGCTTCCTGACACTCGACAGCAAGATCCGCTTCGAGATCAACGTCGCCGCCGCCACACGCGCCGACCTGGCGATCAGCTCCAAGCTGCTGACGCTGGCCGCATCCACGCAACCGGACCGGAAATAG